From the genome of Denticeps clupeoides chromosome 4, fDenClu1.1, whole genome shotgun sequence, one region includes:
- the LOC114787767 gene encoding caspase-8-like, with the protein MAERNERDILIHRIQCLSKSDFKRFRLKLRELKDDQGNCPITNRLVDDKDEDDLADLLIETFKDAAVQKAIDVMTTISCNQTAQDLSSDNEKLKARKAERPTVSSDRRRDNSAHAYVDDGGSARDEYNMSSVPRGTCVIINNENFLDGSTRLGSGKDADDLKRVFHKFGFEVKRHDDQTRMQMEQIMKHYCNSATGDCFVCCILSHGGKKGVLGCDRKHMSISDIIDPFSGQNLAGRPKAFFIQACRGPKTQNAAIVEEDSSDEESDTETYDLLKTIPSHADLLIAMSTFEDHKSRRNFSEGSWFIQALCKELEDSCPNGEDILTVLTKVNKAVAGREGRSGFKQIPEPRFTLTKKLIFRAPEPGLALTNLKF; encoded by the exons ATGGCGGAGAGAAACGAGAGGGATATTTTAATCCACCGCATCCAGTGTCTGTCAAAATCTGATTTCAAACGTTTTAGACTGAAGCTCCGGGAACTTAAAGACGACCAAGGAAATTGTCCGATCACAAACCGACTAGTCGACGACAAAGACGAAGATGATCTCGCCGACCTACTGATCGAGACGTTCAAGGACGCCGCTGTGCAAAAGGCGATCGACGTCATGACGACCATCAGTTGCAACCAAACCGCCCAGGATTTGAGCTCGGACAatgaaaagt TAAAGGCACGTAAAGCAGAACGCCCCACTGTGTCCAGTGATCGCAGGAGAG ATAATTCTGCCCATGCTTACGTGGATGACGGTGGCTCTGCTCGG GACGAGTACAACATGAGCAGCGTCCCCCGTGGAACATGTGTGATCATCAACAATGAGAATTTCTTAGACGGCTCCACCCGTCTAGGATCCGGGAAGGATGCTG ATGACCTCAAGAGAGTGTTCCACAAGTTTGGCTTTGAAGTGAAACGCCACGATGACCAGACTAGGATGCAAATGGAACAAATTATGAAGCATTACTGCAACTCAGCGACTggggactgctttgtgtgttgcATTCTCAGCCATGGTGGTAAAAAGGGTGTTTTAGGGTGTGACAGGAAGCACATGTCCATTTCTGATATCATTGACCCATTTTCTGGACAAAACTTGGCTGGCAGGCCTAAAGCCTTCTTCATCCAGGCGTGTAGAGGGCCAAAAACTCAAAATGCTGCAATTGTTGAAGAAGATTCTTCAGATGAAGAGTCTGACACTGAGACATATGACCTTTTGAAAACAATTCCATCACATGCAGATTTACTCATTGCCATGTCTACATTTGAAGACCATAAATCCAGGAGAAATTTTTCCGAAGGTTCTTGGTTTATCCAAGCCCTCTGCAAAGAACTTGAGGATTCCTGCCCAAA TGGCGAAGATATCCTGACAGTCCTTACTAAAGTCAACAAAGCGGTTGCTGGAAGAGAAGGTAGAAGTGGGTTCAAGCAAATTCCTGAACCAAGATTCACCCTGACGAAAAAACTCATCTTCCGTGCACCAGAACCAGGCTTGGCCTTAACAAATTTGAAGttctag
- the dytn gene encoding dystrotelin produces the protein MKGNPSFFSPRGSRLKGTGRSSVSQLSGSSGACPVRSSSHTGTGIMDLDSIEGLNEVRPAVYRAALKLRCLQKLCQMHVITLQDLAPVIRFLGGPGHAESRLTEPEIRQGLERLFQEKALGRPGQVIPEAIEQTTRLLFKLYDREESGTVLLRSVETALTALCGDTLTDKHRALFRLGETVSGSSTVSRSGLRVLLSDLSQVPAVVQENHVFGHMETAVRSCFSGVVSAGVCEEVFINWLQSEPRLLLWLSTLYRISASEAVQHRVRCHVCKAFPITGLRYRCVKCVSLHLCQTCFLTEKRSRKHKPSHPILEYCTQPSWKESLASLASSARHVLLPRRFTRREAERRRALSRGESNIDPHSNNSTSLTNDVCLSSKSRDSSPQVNVASKALQTEESQLPERKASVLQKDLHVTQKFIKELQRDKWLLEKEFQVWRAAAQSEHNSLEDRCAELEATMEELSQHNQNLERELRHMQHSLSLREQNNHTSSRIISEGMSVTQSQWSDSPESHDSSNREEEDEEEILEGGQTEEQEVEDHVPREHYPDKEDLDSSLRSEPMDVTFDLISEGAFLGEKEIERSRQYEEEKCGSDDGEDVDEEQQLCDLVQQIRTDLSQHTSTESASCVQHWLLEAAEGVGHSICHLISSTNFRNPPVSPAHDHCFLTYK, from the exons ATGAAGGGAAACCCGAGCTTCTTTTCTCCACGCGGCAGCCGGTTAAAAGGCACCGGACGCTCCTCCGTGTCGCAGCTGAGCGGATCCTCGGG GGCCTGTCCTGTCCGGTCTTCTTCACACACAGGAACGGGCATTATGGATCTGGACAGCATTG AGGGTCTTAATGAGGTCCGGCCTGCAGTTTATCGTGCTGCCCTGAAGCTCCGCTGCCTGCAGAAACTTTGCCAAA TGCATGTCATCACCCTGCAAGACCTTGCACCGGTCATTCGTTTCCTGGGTGGACCAGGGCACGCAGAATCCCGGCTCACAGAGCCAGAGATCCGTCAAGGCCTTGAGAGGCTTTTCCAGGAAAAGGCACTAGGACGTCCGGGGCAGGTTATACCAGAAGCCATTGAGCAGACCACCAGGCTCCTCTTCAAGCTGTATGATAG AGAGGAGAGTGGCACAGTGTTGCTCAGGTCAGTGGAGACAGCGCTGACCGCTCTGTGTGgagacacactcacagacaaGCACAGAG CTCTCTTCAGGCTGGGGGAGACTGTCAGTGGGAGCAGCACTGTGAGCCGCTCTGGTCTGAGAGTCTTGTTGTCTGATCTGAGCCAG GTACCAGCTGTGGTCCAGGAGAACCACGTGTTCGGCCATATGGAGACTGCAGTGCGATCATGTTTCAGTGGG GTGGTGAGTGccggtgtgtgtgaggaggtgTTCATCAACTGGCTGCAGTCTGAACCCCGACTCCTGCTCTGGCTCTCTACCCTCTACAGGATCTCCGCCAGCGAGGCTGTCCAGCACAGAGTCCGCTGCCATGTCTGCAAAGCCTTCCCCATCACCGGActcag GTATCGCTGTGTGAAGTGTGTCAGTCTGCACCTATGTCAGACCTGCTTTCTAACTGAGAAACGAAGCAGGAAGCACAAACCCTCCCACCCAATATTGGAATATTGTACTCAG CCCTCCTGGAAAGAGTCGCTGGCATCTCTGGCATCCAGTGCTCGTCATGTCCTGCTGCCAAGACGTTTCACCAggagagaagcagagagaagaagagcTTTGTCCAGAGGGGAGTCAAACATAGACCCCCATTCAAA TAATTCCACATCTCTGACTAATGACGTTTGCCTGAGCAGTAAGAGCAGAGATTCCTCACCACAGGTAAATGTGGCATCCAAGGCCTTACAGACAGAGGAGTCCCAACTCCCTGAG AGGAAAGCTTCAGTTCTCCAGAAGGACCTGCATGTTACTCAGAAATTCATTAAAGAGTTACAGCGAGATAAGTG GCTCCTGGAGAAAGAGTTCCAGGTGTGGAGAGCGGCTGCCCAGTCTGAACACAACTCTTTAGAGGACAGATGTGCAGAGCTGGAGGCAACGATGGAGGAGCTGAGTCAGCACAACCAGAACCTGGAGCGGGAACTGAGGCACATGCAGCAT TCACTGAGTTTGAGAGAGCAGAACAACCACACCAGTTCACGCATAATCAGCGAGGGGATGAGTGTCACCCAGAGTCAATGGTCTGACAGCCCAGAATCGCATGACAGCTCAAacagagaagaggaagatgaagaagaaataTTAGAGGGAGGACAAACTGAGGAACAAGAGGTGGAAGACCATGTGCCCAGAGAACATTATCCTGACAAAGAGGATCTGGATTCGTCCCTCAGATCAGAACCAATggatgtgacctttgacctcatcTCAGAAGGAGCTTTTCTAGGAGAGAAGGAGATAGAAAGGAGCAGGCAGTATGAGGAGGAAAAATGTGGAAGTGATGATGGAGAAGATGTGGATGAAGAGCAGCAGCTATGTGACCTGGTGCAGCAGATTAGGACTGATCTTTCTCAACACACATCCACAG aatcagCCTCCTGCGTGCAGCACTGGCTCTTGGAAGCAGCAGAGGGTGTTGGACACTCCATATGTCACCTCATCTCCAGCACGAACTTCAGAAACCCCCCTGTCTCCCCTGCACATGACCACTGTTTTCTTacttataaataa
- the casp20 gene encoding caspase 20, apoptosis-related cysteine peptidase: MEPNFIRQNKVLLIEVLSADHNLLLQHVQEKRLITTREYNNLRSGHDNAEKVTINLLDMLVNKGDERCAQFRQLLHRDTILETFPRLNDLLRTQQPAVSTENPGIPATEVSGILSRLRTYGEGSAEVGSYTMTSVPLGPCLIINNVNFKDKAPRHGSNEDKNALMDVFSWLGFEVKVLTDLTAQEMKNELEKCSKEVAGDCFVCCILSHGRSNFVLGSDDELLSTEDILSPFKGHNCQTLAGKPKLFFIQACRGTDTQNAVEIQADDPQADARPLSFFFIPADADILVSYATVNNYYSYRNTMTGSWFIQSLCKRLREGSCRGEDILTILTGVNDDVCREQGRHHGKMAKQVPEQCVRLRKRLIFSVPK, translated from the exons ATGGAGCCCAACTTTATCCGCCAAAACAAGGTGCTTCTGATCGAGGTTCTGTCGGCGGACCACAACTTGCTGCTCCAGCACGTCCAGGAGAAACGCCTGATCACCACCCGCGAGTACAACAACCTGCGCAGCGGCCACGACAACGCGGAGAAGGTGACCATCAACCTCCTGGACATGCTGGTTAATAAAGGGGACGAGCGCTGCGCCCAGTTCCGCCAACTTCTGCACCGGGACACCATCTTGGAGACATTTCCCAGGCTGAATGATCTTCTCAGGACACAACAACCTGCAGTGTCTACAG AAAATCCCGGTATTCCAGCCACTGAG gtctccggcattctgtcacgactacggacttacggggaaggaagcgcagag GTTGGCTCATACACAATGACCAGTGTCCCCCTTGGCCCCTGTCTGATCATCAACAATGTCAATTTTAAGGACAAAGCTCCACGACATGGATCCAATGAGGATAAAA ATGCCCTGATGGACGTGTTTAGCTGGCTTGGCTTCGAAGTAAAGGTTCTCACAGACCTGACTGCGCAGGAGATGAAGAATGAGCTGGAGAAGTGCAGTAAGGAAGTGGCCGGGGACTGCTTCGTCTGCTGCATTCTCAGTCATGGCCGAAGCAATTTTGTCCTCGGCAGTGACGACGAGCTCCTCTCCACTGAAGATATCCTCTCTCCGTTCAAAGGGCACAACTGCCAAACCCTGGCTGGCAAACCCAAACTTTTCTTCATCCAGGCATGTCGAGGCACGGACACTCAGAATGCAGTGGAAATACAGGCTGATGACCCTCAGGCGGATGCAAGACCTCTCAGCTTTTTCTTCATACCAGCGGACGCTGATATTCTTGTGTCCTATGCAACAGTAAACAATTACTACAGTTACAGGAATACCATGACAGGATCTTGGTTCATCCAGTCTCTCTGCAAACGCCTGAGGGAAGGCAGCTGCAG GGGTGAAGATATTCTCACAATCCTTACTGGAGTCAACGATGACGTCTGTAGGGAACAGGGACGTCACCACGGAAAGATGGCCAAGCAAGTTCCAGAGCAGTGCGTCAGATTGAGAAAGAGACTGATCTTCTCTGTACCCAAGTAG
- the casp8 gene encoding caspase-8: MDNLELLLQIDEELDSVDIAALKFLCSDKVPRRRLESVQDAGDLFKRLDEKDLMNDTKFLEELLFTIRRYDLLTMLGTSKEQVAVSLQGAGKLTPYRKMLFNLAEEMTTENLKAIKFLLNFPKAKLQSLGSFLDVLTEMENQELLDERNVDELKQILAQCDKQLASTVESYRQRMEKEDEDPDVEMSTPPMISDRPDYSGDISNLACDAHVPGADEQCYPMTKNPRGLCLIISNYKFDSHPLRAGTRVDEESLTTVFQWLAFKVEVRNDLTSSAMIETVCQFGKMDHSKYNAFVLFVLSHGKKGTVLGTDDKDVLISDLVKPFTLCPTLIDKPKLFFIQACQGVQYQKSASLSNDGLPTEFEADDYISETNFPPCAADVLIGMATVDEYKSFRHVEHGSVYIQSLCRQLKHGCPRKDDMLTILTRVNSEVSKGVYNSHRQMPQPKYTLTRKLILPVD, translated from the exons ATGGATAACCTCGAGCTACTCTTACAAATCGACGAAGAGTTGGATTCGGTCGACATCGCTGCACTCAAGTTCCTCTGCTCAGACAAGGTGCCCAGGAGGCGTCTGGAGTCTGTGCAGGACGCGGGTGACCTCTTCAAACGGCTTGATGAAAAAGATCTGATGAATGATACCAAGTTCCTTGAGGAGCTTCTGTTCACCATCAGACGCTATGACCTGCTGACCATGCTTGGGACCAGTAAAGAACAAGTCGCAGTCTCTCTTCAGGGGGCTGGTAAACTTACCCCATATAG GAAAATGCTGTTTAACCTTGCTGAAGAGATGACCACTGAAAATTTAAAAGCTATAAAGTTCCTGCTGAACTTCCCTAAAGCAAAACTCCAGTCCCTTGGT AGCTTCTTAGATGTTTTAACTGAAATGGAAAACCAGGAGCTCTTGGATGAGCGAAACGTGGATGAGTTGAAGCAAATCCTGGCCCAATGTGACAAACAGCTAGCCAGTACAGTGGAGAGTTATAGACAAAGAATGGAGAAAG AGGATGAGGATCCAGACGTAGAAATGAGCACTCCTCCGATG ATCTCAGACAGGCCTGATTACTCTG GTGACATTTCCAATCTGGCTTGTGATGCCCATGTTCCTGGAGCTGat GAACAATGCTATCCAATGACCAAGAATCCTCGTGGGTTATGCTTAATTATCAGTAACTACAAGTTTGACAGTCATCCACTTCGTGCTGGGACAAGGGTGGATGAAG aGAGCCTCACCACGGTCTTTCAATGGCTTGCTTTCAAAGTGGAAGTACGCAATGACCTGACGAGCTCTGCCATGATTGAAACAGTCTGCCAGTTTGGGAAGATGGATCATTCGAAGTACAATGcctttgtgctttttgttctgTCCCATGGGAAGAAAGGCACAGTTTTAGGCACTGATGATAAAGATGTGCTTATCTCTGACCTGGTTAAACCATTCACCTTGTGCCCTACTCTAATTGACAAACCCAAGCTGTTCTTCATTCAGGCATGCCAGGGTGTTCAGTACCAGAAGAGTGCATCACTATCAAATGATGGGCTCCCAACTGAGTTTGAGGCTGATGATTACATTTCAGAGACGAATTTTCCCCCATGTGCTGCTGATGTCCTAATTGGCATGGCGACAGTAGATGAATATAAATCATTCCGACATGTTGAGCATGGATCTGTCTACATCCAGTCACTCTGCAGGCAATTGAAACATGGCTGCCCCAG GAAAGACGATATGCTCACCATCCTGACCCGAGTCAATAGTGAAGTGAGTAAAGGTGTTTACAACAGCCACAGGCAGATGCCTCAGCCCAAGTACACTCTCACCAGGAAGCTGATTTTACCAGTGGACTGA
- the catip gene encoding ciliogenesis-associated TTC17-interacting protein, translating to MLSALTGFMEDSSQKRTLEVKASGPALDLLASVGHHELQKCLFTDSLVAVSASGRELGEFCISVQKAGYNEEPCYLVHANSHGLIDGIPCGTSVMAYVSRTLETLEQKHHEYVMLKDHSLDRKSHIVRSEGQLVVNKVITEGEKVREDTSMFPLSSVQGFVSEAANLLIMRILALRKVLPENMVFLSFDSEMNMSSSTYRSLGSMQQMVGAEEADVFGIERTVETAGILRATWHCYFLCDGHLTNRAQVGSPVTMKLQKLPDLIGEELRDKEPILEKKPLIWEDDMQLYSTFLDQKEQLKADHVSYLKQHPELRALMLDFMQFLLLRKPSDVFSFASDYFAAFSSKHSTRETFTASQTATSENSAN from the exons GGCACCATGAGCTGCAGAAGTGCCTTTTCACAGACTCTCTAGTGGCCGTATCTGCCTCTGGTCGGGAGCTGGGTGAGTTCTGTATCAGTGTGCAGAAGGCAGGCTACAACGAGGAGCCATGCTACCTGGTCCATGCGAACAGCCATGGCTTGATTGATGGTATCCCCTGTGGCACTTCTGTAATGG CCTATGTTTCCAGAACACTGGAAACATTGGAGCAGAAGCATCATGAATATGTGATG CTGAAGGACCACAGTCTAGACAGGAAGTCACATATAGTGAGAAGTGAGGGCCAACTTGTTGTGAATAAAGTGATCACTGAGGGAGAG AAAGTGAGGGAGGACACCAGTATGTTTCCTCTGAGCTCTGTGCAGGGCTTTGTGTCTGAAGCTGCCAACCTCCTCATTATGCGCATTTTAGCCCTGCGCAAGGTTCTTCCAGAAAATATGGTGTTCCTGTCCTTTGATTCAGAGATGAATATGTCTTCTTCTACCTAT AGGAGCCTTGGGTCAATGCAGCAGATGGTGGGAGCAGAGGAGGCAGATGTTTTTGGCATTGAGAGGACTGTTGAGACTGCTGGGATCCTCAGAGCAACATGGCACTGCTATTTCCTGTGTGACGG TCATTTAACAAACAGAGCTCAGGTTGGCTCACCAGTGACAATGAAGCTCCAGAAATTACCTGATCTGATTGGAGAAG aACTGAGGGATAAGGAACCCATTTTGGAAAAGAAGCCCCTTATATGGGAGGATGACATGCAGCTGTATTCAACATTTCTTGACCAAAAG gagcagctgaaggcAGACCATGTTTCATACTTGAAACAACACCCTGAACTAAGGGCCCTGATGTTGGACTTCATGCAGTTTCTTTTGCTAAGAAAACCCAGTGATGTCTTTTCATTTGCCAGTGACTATTTTGCAGCTTTCTCTTCTAAGCATTCTACCAGGGAGACCTTTACAGCCTCCCAGACCGCGACATCTGAAAACTCAGCAAACTAG